The following proteins come from a genomic window of Lolium rigidum isolate FL_2022 chromosome 5, APGP_CSIRO_Lrig_0.1, whole genome shotgun sequence:
- the LOC124656240 gene encoding transcription repressor OFP8-like — MSTSSRARRGGGRQFAVGGRLRHVAVVDAGCGCRPRRPRLPALMSLPSFLRPAPKPPVPAPGSSISSLSRSSSFFPSSASTASSATYSSSSASYKQHGQPPAVPYGVTAKASAPARVAGSKAARRKREKAAAAEQGDEDGVGVAVEKESSDPRADFRDSMVQMVVEMGLCDWDGLRCMLRRLLALNAPRHHAAILAAFAEVCAQLASDPPPQPPAYHYDYYY, encoded by the coding sequence ATGTCAACGTCGTCGAGAGCGCGGCGTGGCGGCGGGAGGCAGTTCGCCGTGGGCGGGCGGCTGCGGCACGTGGCCGTGGTGGACGCGGGGTGCGGGTGCCGCCCGCGCCGGCCCAGGCTGCCGGCGCTCATGAGCCTGCCTTCCTTCCTCAGGCCGGCCCCGAAGCCGCCGGTGCCGGCACCGGGGAGCAGCATCAGCTCCCTGTCCCGGTCGTCGTCCTTCttcccctcctccgcctccaccgcctcctccgccacctactCCTCCTCCAGCGCCTCCTACAAGCAGCACGGCCAGCCGCCCGCGGTGCCCTACGGGGTGACCGCCAAGGCGTCCGCGCCGGCGCGTGTGGCGGGCAgcaaggcggcgaggaggaagcgcgagaaggctgcggcggcggagcagggggacgaggacggcgtcggggtggcggtggagaaggagTCGTCGGACCCGCGGGCGGACTTCCGCGACAGCATGgtgcagatggtggtggagatggggcTGTGCGACTGGGACGGCCTCCGCTGCATGCTCCGCCGCCTGCTCGCCCTcaacgcgccgcgccaccacgccgccatcctagccgccttcgcagaggtgTGCGCCCAGCTCGCCTCCGACCCTCCACCGCAGCCGCCAGCGTACCACTACGACTACTACTACTGA
- the LOC124651958 gene encoding probable helicase DDB_G0274399 produces the protein MADAPRDPAHHDPTGLETMKTFDSEGNQNGDTLDPRNRSKNVRGVEANFALKLANNPVKRSKLDEHKVAMLGKKRARQTVIINDEDAKQAGTGTISTPRRQSRGIGEGAAESQNQLVIRDQRQAERMGSERSNSAAPDDQNTEFNGDLELASQDWSKKMNAEEPPSDGYEQSVPRQLRQTMDSNQFKGRPVSSQRAVLTGQNTADQKPANKRSLVSKKQASVNNTQYHDTSIERLLQEVTSDKFWYNPDESELQSVPGSFESAEEYIRVFEPLLFEECRAQLYSSYEESLEAVSRDAHVMVRVKTVERRERGWYDVIVLPAHECKWTFKEGEVAILSFPRPGPAAQSSNNSSRKIVGSNEDTESVCGRLVGRVRRHMPYDTRDPIGAIIRFYVGNPSDSSCSGTDVLGKLQPQSTWYLTGIGSLATTQREYVALHAFRRLNVQMQNAVLQPSPEYFPKYQEQPPAMPDCFTPNFSCHLQHSFNGPQLSAIHWAAMHTAAGTSSGAVKKQEPWPFTLVQGPPGTGKTHTVWGMLNVIHLVQYQRYYAALLKKLAPESYEEIGDSSANSSENVAAGSMDEVLQNMNQNLFRTLPKLCPKPRMLVCAPSNAATDELLARVLDRGFIDGEMRVYRPDVARVGVDSQSRAAQAVSVERRTEQLLMKGRDEVIGWLHQLKGREHQLSQEIAILQRELNMVAQAGRSQGSFGVDPDMLTQRDRNRDILLQKLAASVESRDKVLVEMSRLLILESRFRAGRNFNLEDARASLEASFASEAEIVFTTVSSSGRKLFSDLSHGFDMVVIDEAAQASEVGVLPALSLGAARCVLVGDPQQLPATVISKAAGTLLYSRSLFERFQQAGCPTILLSVQYRMHPQIREFPSRYFYQGRLTDSESVVNLPDEAYYRDALMAPYVFYDMSHGRESHRGGSSSYQNVHEAQFAFRLYGHLQKFLKANGGRRASVGIITPYKLQLKCLQREFAEVMNTEEGKDIYINTVDAFQGQERDVIIMSCVRASNHGVGFVADIRRMNVALTRARRALWVIGNANALMQSEDWAALVADAKARKCFMDLSSIPSDFLPMNNSSNTRGMNFSNNTRNMRASGPRPMHFSMLSEPRIGMRSGEDDQSNSFSRNGSYRNPDVRPGDRSGENLQFGTTRRPNASNDPRRQV, from the exons ATGGCTGATGCGCCCAGAGATCCAGCACATCATGATCCCACAGGACTAGAAACCATGAAAACTTTTGATTCTGAAGGAAATCAAAACGGGGATACTTTAGATCCGCGAAACAGGTCAAAGAatgtaagaggagtagaagccaaTTTTGCTTTGAAGCTTGCGAACAACCCTGTAAAGAGATCTAAGTTGGATGAACACAAAGTAGCAATGCTGGGTAAAAAGCGAGCCAGGCAAACTGTGATAATTAATGACGAGGATGCAAAGCAAGCTGGCACCGGTACAATATCCACACCCAGAAGACAGTCTCGTGGTATTGGTGAAGGAGCTGCAGAATCACAAAACCAGCTGGTCATCAGGGATCAGAGGCAAGCTGAAAGGATGGGGTCAGAACGGAGTAATTCTGCTGCTCCGGATGACCAAAATACTGAATTCAATGGTGATTTGGAGTTGGCATCCCAGGATTGGTCAAAGAAAATGAATGCCGAAGAACCCCCCTCAGATGGGTATGAACAATCTGTGCCAAGGCAATTGAGGCAAACTATGGATTCCAATCAGTTCAAGGGCCGACCAGTCTCTTCTCAGAGAGCAGTTTTAACAGGACAGAACACTGCAGATCAGAAACCTGCCAACAAGAGGTCCCTTGTTTCCAAGAAACAGGCTTCAGTGAACAATACGCAATATCATGACACATCTATTGAACGACTTCTACAGGAAGTGACAAGTGATAAGTTCTGGTACAATCCAG ACGAGTCAGAACTTCAGTCTGTTCCTGGAAGCTTTGAATCTGCCGAGGAGTACATTAGAGTTTTTGAGCCTTTGCTTTTTGAGGAATGCAGAGCTCAGCTATACAGTTCATATGAGGAGTCTCTTGAGGCAGTGTCAAGGGATGCACATGTAATGGTGCGTGTGAAAACCGTTGAAAGGCGCGAAAGAG GATGGTATGATGTTATTGTTCTACCAGCACATGAATGTAAATGGACTTTTAAAGAAGGCGAAGTCGCAATTTTGTCATTTCCTCGGCCTGGTCCAG CTGCCCAGTCAAGTAATAATTCTAGTAGGAAGATTGTTGGTTCAAACGAAGATACCGAGTCAGTGTGTGGACGGCTTGTTGGTAGAGTCCGGCGCCATATGCCTTATGATACACGTGATCCCATTGGAGCAATTATCCGTTTTTATGTTGGGAACCCATCTGATTCTAGCTG CAGCGGGACTGATGTCCTGGGGAAACTCCAACCTCAAAGCACATGGTATCTAACTGGTATTGGTTCTCTTGCAACAACACAAAGGGAATATGTTGCGTTGCATGCATTCCGCCGTCTTAATGTGCAG ATGCAAAATGCGGTTCTTCAGCCAAGCCCAGAGTACTTCCCCAAGTATCAAGAGCAGCCACCTGCTATGCCAGACTGCTTCACTCCTAATTTTTCTTGTCATCTCCAACATTCATTCAATGGGCCTCAGCTATCAGCAATTCATTGGGCTGCAATGCATACAGCTGCTGGCACAAGCAGCGGGGCAGTGAAGAAACAAGAACCATGGCCTTTCACATTGGTACAAGGTCCTCCAGGGACAGGGAAAACTCATACTGTTTGGGGAATGCTAAATGTTATTCATCTTGTTCAGTATCAACGTTATTATGCTGCTCTGCTAAAGAAACTTGCTCCTGAAAGTTACGAGGAAATTGGTGATAGTTCTGCCAACAGTTCAGAGAATGTTGCTGCAGGCTCAATGGATGAGGTTTTGCAGAACATGAATCAGAACCTGTTTCGCACTCTTCCCAAGCTTTGCCCCAAACCACGGATGCTTGTTTGTGCCCCATCAAATGCTGCAACAGATGAGCTGCTTGCTCGAGTTCTTGACCGTGGTTTCATAGATGGTGAGATGAGGGTCTACCGCCCTGATGTCGCTCGTGTTGGAGTTGATTCACAATCCCGTGCTGCACAAGCTGTTTCAGTTGAGCGGCGCACGGAACAGCTATTAATGAAGGGACGCGATGAGGTCATTGGGTGGCTACATCAGCTAAAAGGCCGCGAGCACCAGCTATCGCAGGAGATAGCTATTCTGCAGAGGGAACTTAATATGGTTGCACAGGCTGGTAGATCCCAGGGTTCATTTGGAGTAGATCCAGATATGCTTACTCAAAGGGACCGTAACCGTGATATTCTGCTTCAGAAACTTGCTGCTTCAGTGGAAAGCAGGGATAAAGTACTGGTCGAGATGTCACGCCTGCTGATATTAGAAAGCAGGTTCCGTGCTGGCAGAAACTTCAATCTAGAAGATGCTAGGGCTAGTCTGGAAGCCAGTTTTGCCAGTGAAGCGGAaattgtttttactacagtatcaaGCAGTGGCCGCAAGTTATTTTCTGACCTTAGTCATGGCTTTGATATGGTTGTTATTGATGAGGCTGCTCAGGCCAGTGAAGTAGGAGTCCTCCCTGCACTTTCGCTTGGCGCAGCTAGATGTGTCTTGGTTGGTGATCCACAACAGCTTCCTGCCACTGTTATTAGCAAAGCAGCTGGAACTTTACTCTACAGCAGGAGTCTTTTTGAGAGGTTTCAGCAAGCTGGTTGCCCTACAATTTTGTTGTCAGTGCAATATAGGATGCATCCCCAGATCCGTGAGTTTCCATCAAGATACTTCTACCAAGGGCGTCTTACAGATAGTGAAAGTGTTGTCAATTTGCCCGACGAGGCTTACTATAGAGATGCACTAATGGCACCATACGTTTTCTATGACATGTCACATGGCCGTGAGTCCCATAGGGGTGGGTCATCTTCATACCAGAATGTTCATGAAGCACAATTTGCATTTCGTTTGTATGGTCATCTTCAGAAGTTTCTGAAGGCTAATGGTGGCAGGAGAGCATCTGTTGGTATAATCACTCCATATAAGTTGCAGTTGAAGTGCCTTCAGCGGGAATTTGCGGAGGTTATGAATACTGAGGAAGGGAAAGATATCTACATAAACACAGTTGATGCTTTTCAAGGCCAGGAGCGTGATGTGATTATTATGTCATGCGTCCGTGCCTCTAACCATGGTGTGGGCTTTGTTGCAGATATACGCCGGATGAATGTTGCTCTCACTCGAGCTAGGAGAGCTCTATGG GTTATTGGTAATGCAAATGCCCTCATGCAGTCAGAGGACTGGGCAGCACTTGTAGCAGATGCAAAGGCGAGGAAATGTTTCATGGACTTGAGTAGCATTCCGAGTGACTTCCTACCCATGAACAATTCTTCTAACACCCGAGGCATGAATTTTTCAAACAACACAAGGAACATGAGAGCTAGTGGACCTAGACCGATGCATTTCAGCATGCTTTCTGAACCCAGGATTGGAATGAGATCCGGTGAGGATGATCAATCCAACTCTTTTTCGAGAAACGGTAGTTATCGGAATCCGGATGTTCGCCCTGGTGATAGGTCTGGGGAAAATTTGCAGTTTGGGACGACCAGGAGGCCGAATGCGTCCAATGATCCAAGGAGGCAAGTCTAG